A genomic region of Gemmata massiliana contains the following coding sequences:
- a CDS encoding methyl-accepting chemotaxis protein, giving the protein MSWFRNLRMAFKLGACFAILVLLVACTGFLGLRGLGQVNERTADVAQHADGLNHLQEANGELLRISRAVRNAILDTDVASVDKRASDIRKYESRFRTDFDAYQKTIAKSDTKVKAAELERQFNELRPLQDEIVALARAQKDEEARAGLPRIRAMADAMDEKINELVESKQSLIRQAKTDADATYAQVHQLVLVVVIGACVLATVLGFTLSHLTARPLQQTKILLEAVAKGDLTQHADVRSTDEVGQMASALNTAIDTLRAARERDADYVGQITAVSKVQAVIEFRLDGTIVSANENFLRTMGYSLPEIQGRHHSMFADPALAASLEYRAFWAKLNRGEYIASEFKRLGKGGKEVWIQASYNPILDLNGKPYKVVKYATDVTVAKLMERQVRENAEQDKARAIELQQKVAAITTSVSALADGDFTQPVPDLGADEVGQMAHSLNKAVVSVRTALEGVREVSEQLADASAQLSTASEEISTGAQEQASSLEETASTLEEITATVRQNSDSAQQARQLASSSRDVAEKGGQVVGNAVEAMSEINQSSKKIADIITTIDEIAFQTNLLALNAAVEAARAGEQGRGFAVVASEVRNLAQRSATSAKEIKTLIEDSVKKVDAGTELVNQSGTTLGDIVTSVKRVTDIITEIAAAGKEQSVGIEQVNKSVSQMDSITQRNASQTEEMSATAQTLTDQAAHLRDLVARFKLSGSGAPAPKVMRPKAPITKPRSAVVRALKNGHSNGHGRSHELDRLGSDDHDGFTEF; this is encoded by the coding sequence ATGAGTTGGTTTCGGAACTTGAGGATGGCCTTTAAGTTAGGGGCCTGTTTCGCCATCCTGGTTCTCCTCGTCGCGTGTACGGGGTTCCTCGGGTTGCGCGGGCTCGGGCAGGTCAACGAACGTACCGCGGACGTGGCCCAGCACGCCGACGGTCTCAACCACCTCCAAGAAGCCAACGGGGAATTGCTCCGGATCTCCCGAGCCGTGCGGAACGCGATCCTCGATACGGACGTGGCGAGTGTAGACAAGCGCGCGTCCGACATTCGCAAGTACGAGTCCCGGTTCCGGACCGACTTCGATGCGTACCAGAAGACGATTGCCAAGAGCGACACGAAGGTTAAGGCCGCGGAACTCGAGCGCCAGTTCAACGAGTTGCGCCCGCTCCAGGACGAGATCGTGGCGCTGGCCCGCGCACAGAAGGACGAAGAGGCCCGAGCCGGGCTCCCGCGAATCCGAGCGATGGCCGACGCAATGGACGAGAAGATAAACGAGTTGGTTGAGTCCAAACAGTCGCTAATCAGGCAGGCGAAAACTGACGCGGACGCGACATACGCCCAAGTGCATCAGTTGGTACTGGTCGTCGTAATCGGTGCGTGTGTCCTGGCTACGGTTCTCGGGTTCACGCTGTCGCACCTTACGGCGCGCCCCCTCCAACAAACCAAGATTTTACTCGAGGCTGTTGCCAAGGGCGATCTAACTCAGCACGCGGACGTGCGGTCCACGGACGAGGTCGGGCAGATGGCAAGCGCCTTGAACACCGCGATCGACACGCTCCGGGCGGCCCGTGAGCGGGACGCGGACTACGTAGGGCAAATCACCGCGGTGAGCAAGGTGCAGGCGGTCATCGAGTTCCGGCTTGACGGGACCATCGTCAGTGCCAACGAGAACTTCCTGCGCACGATGGGTTACAGCCTGCCCGAGATCCAGGGCCGGCACCACAGTATGTTCGCCGATCCCGCGCTCGCGGCGAGCCTCGAGTACCGGGCGTTCTGGGCCAAGTTGAACCGCGGGGAGTACATCGCGAGCGAGTTCAAGCGCCTTGGCAAGGGGGGGAAGGAGGTCTGGATTCAGGCCTCGTACAACCCGATCCTGGACCTCAACGGCAAGCCCTACAAGGTGGTCAAGTACGCGACCGACGTCACCGTTGCCAAGCTCATGGAGCGCCAGGTTCGGGAGAACGCGGAACAGGATAAAGCGCGCGCGATTGAGCTGCAGCAGAAGGTCGCCGCAATCACGACCTCGGTCAGCGCGCTGGCGGACGGGGATTTCACCCAACCGGTCCCGGACCTGGGGGCCGACGAAGTGGGGCAAATGGCTCACTCGCTGAACAAGGCCGTAGTCTCGGTCCGCACGGCACTCGAAGGTGTGCGCGAAGTGTCCGAACAACTGGCCGACGCTTCGGCGCAACTGTCCACAGCGAGCGAAGAAATCTCCACCGGCGCTCAAGAGCAAGCGAGCAGCCTGGAGGAAACGGCCAGCACCCTCGAAGAAATCACTGCGACCGTGCGTCAGAACTCCGACAGCGCGCAACAGGCCCGCCAACTCGCGAGTAGCTCCCGGGACGTCGCCGAGAAGGGCGGGCAGGTCGTGGGTAATGCAGTTGAGGCGATGAGCGAGATCAACCAGTCGTCCAAGAAGATCGCGGACATCATCACGACCATTGACGAGATCGCGTTTCAGACGAACCTGTTGGCCCTCAACGCGGCGGTGGAAGCGGCCCGGGCCGGCGAACAAGGCCGGGGGTTCGCGGTCGTCGCGTCCGAAGTCCGCAACCTGGCTCAACGTTCGGCCACGTCCGCGAAAGAGATCAAGACACTGATCGAGGACTCGGTCAAGAAAGTCGACGCGGGCACCGAGTTGGTGAACCAGTCCGGCACAACGCTCGGGGACATCGTGACCAGTGTGAAGCGCGTGACGGACATCATCACGGAGATCGCGGCGGCGGGCAAGGAGCAGTCCGTGGGCATCGAGCAGGTCAACAAGTCCGTCTCGCAAATGGACTCGATCACCCAGCGCAACGCCTCACAAACCGAGGAGATGTCGGCCACCGCTCAGACCCTCACGGACCAGGCCGCACACCTGCGCGACCTCGTGGCCCGGTTCAAACTCAGTGGGTCTGGGGCTCCGGCCCCGAAAGTGATGCGCCCCAAAGCCCCCATTACCAAACCCCGCTCGGCGGTGGTTCGGGCGCTGAAGAACGGTCACTCCAACGGCCACGGGCGCTCGCACGAGTTGGACCGACTCGGAAGCGATGACCACGACGGGTTCACCGAATTCTGA
- a CDS encoding cupin domain-containing protein codes for MLRTALILGAGIALGTGGIHAARHDEPKHTSVKVLAARDITEKLDGKEAKATAVEVTLEPGQGSAPHRHPGPAFGYVLEGEYEWAIDDQPAKTLKAGETFYEPVGCLHRVSKNPGKVKTRVLAWVLHPRDAKDLVIPESKK; via the coding sequence ATGCTTCGCACGGCTCTGATTCTGGGAGCGGGAATCGCTTTGGGAACCGGCGGCATCCACGCAGCACGGCACGACGAGCCAAAACACACGTCGGTCAAGGTGCTGGCGGCGCGGGATATCACCGAGAAACTCGACGGTAAGGAAGCGAAAGCGACGGCGGTAGAGGTGACGCTGGAACCGGGTCAGGGCAGCGCCCCGCACCGGCACCCCGGCCCCGCGTTCGGCTACGTGCTGGAAGGCGAGTACGAGTGGGCGATTGACGACCAACCGGCCAAAACTTTGAAAGCGGGTGAGACGTTTTACGAACCGGTCGGGTGCCTGCACCGGGTGTCAAAGAACCCCGGCAAGGTGAAGACTCGTGTGCTGGCCTGGGTACTGCACCCGCGGGA